From a region of the Pan paniscus chromosome 19, NHGRI_mPanPan1-v2.0_pri, whole genome shotgun sequence genome:
- the GPS1 gene encoding COP9 signalosome complex subunit 1 isoform X2 — protein sequence MPLPVQVFNLQQPASSVSGSGGAESQDRMRDSSAPSSASSSVTDLYCTPHSSRSDLVLPGTAGDFSLSASLSACTLLYEGAVEPMQIDVDPQEDPQNAPDVNYVVENPSLDLEQYAASYSGLMRIERLQFIADHCPTLRVEALKMALSFVQRTFNVDMYEEIHRKLSEATRELQNAPDAIPESGVEPPALDTAWVEATRKKALLKLEKLDTDLKNYKGNSIKESIRRGHDDLGDHYLDCGDLSNALKCYSRARDYCTSAKHVINMCLNVIKVSVYLQNWSHVLSYVSKAESTPEIAEQRGERDSQTQAILTKLKCAAGLAELAARKYKQAAKCLLLASFDHCDFPELLSPSNVAIYGGLCALATFDRQELQRNVISSSSFKLFLELEPQVRDIIFKFYESKYASCLKMLDEMKDNLLLDMYLAPHVRTLYTQIRNRALIQYFSPYVSADMHRMAAAFNTTVAALEDELTQLILEGLISARVDSHSKILYARDVDQRSTTFEKSLLMGKEFQRRAKAMMLRAAVLRNQIHVKSPPREGSQGELTPANSQSRMSTNM from the exons ATGCCGCTGCCGGTTCAGGTGTTTAACTTGCAG CAGCCAGCCAGCTCTGTGTCAGGGTCGGGGGGTGCAGAAAGTCAGGACAGAATGAGGGATAGCTCGGCCCCCAGCTCGGCCTCCTCGTCAGTGACAGATCTGTACTGCACCCCTCACAGCAGTAGGTCAGACCTCGTCCTGCCCGGCACGGCCGGGGACTTCAGCCTGAGCGCCAGCCTGTCGGCCTGTACGCTGCTCTACGAG GGGGCCGTGGAGCCCATGCAGATCGACGTGGACCCCCAGGAAGACCCGCAGAATGCACCTGACGTCAACTACGTGGTGGAGAACCCCAGCCTG GATCTGGAACAGTACGCGGCCAGCTACAGCGGCCTGATGCGCATCGAACGGCTGCAGTTCATTGCTGATCACTGCCCCACGCTGCGGGTGGAGGCCCTGAAGATGGCCCTCTCCTTCGTGCAGAGAACCTTTAACGTGGACATGTACGAGGAGATCCACCGCAAGCTCTCAGAGGCCACCAG GGAGCTGCAGAACGCACCCGACGCCATCCCCGAGAGCGGCGTGGAGCCCCCAGCCCTGGACACGGCCTGGGTGGAGGCCACGCGGAAGAAGGCGCTGCTGAAGCTGGAGAAGCTGGACACAGACCTGAAGAACTACAAGGGCAACTCCATCAAGGAGAGCATCCGGCGCGGCCACGACGACCTGGGCGACCACTATCTGGACTGTGGGGACCTCAGCAACGCCCTCAAGTGCTACTCCCGGGCCCGGGACTACTGCACCAGCGCCAAACACGTCATCAACATGTGCCTCAACGTCATCAAG GTCAGCGTCTACTTGCAGAATTGGTCTCATGTGCTCAGCTACGTCAGCAAGGCTGAGTCCACCCCAGAGATTGCCGAG CAGCGAGGAGAGCGTGACAGCCAGACCCAAGCCATCCTCACCAAGCTCAAGTGTGCTGCAG GCTTGGCAGAGCTGGCCGCCAGGAAATACAAGCAGGCTGCCAAGTGCCTCCTGCTGGCTTCCTTTGATCACTGTGACTTCCCTGAG CTGCTGTCCCCCAGCAACGTGGCCATCTACGGTGGCCTGTGCGCCTTGGCTACCTTTGACCGGCAGGAGCTGCAGCGCAATGTCATCTCCAGCAG CTCCTTCAAGTTGTTCTTGGAGCTGGAGCCACAGGTCCGAGACATCATCTTCAAATTCTACGAGTCCAAGTACGCCTCATGTCTCAAGATGCTGGACGAGATGAAG GACAACCTGCTCCTGGACATGTATCTGGCCCCCCATGTCAGGACCCTGTACACCCAGATTCGCAACCGTGCCCTCATCCAG TATTTCAGCCCCTACGTGTCAGCCGACATGCATAGGATGGCGGCAGCCTTCAATACCACGGTGGCCGCCCTGGAGGATGAGCTGACGCAGCTAATCCTGGAGGGGCTGATTAGTGCCCGTGTGGACTCACACAGCAAG ATCCTGTACGCCCGGGACGTGGATCAGCGCAGCACCACCTTTGAGAAGTCTCTGTTGATGGGCAAGGAGTTCCAGCGCCGTGCCAAGGCCATGATGCTGCGGGCAGCTGTGCTCCGCAACCAGATCCATGTCAAG TCCCCGCCCAGAGAAGGGAGCCAGGGGGAGCTgactccagccaacagccagtcCCGGATGAGCACCAACATGTGA
- the GPS1 gene encoding COP9 signalosome complex subunit 1 isoform X6 codes for MRDSSAPSSASSSVTDLYCTPHSSRSDLVLPGTAGDFSLSASLSACTLLYEGAVEPMQIDVDPQEDPQNAPDVNYVVENPSLDLEQYAASYSGLMRIERLQFIADHCPTLRVEALKMALSFVQRTFNVDMYEEIHRKLSEATRELQNAPDAIPESGVEPPALDTAWVEATRKKALLKLEKLDTDLKNYKGNSIKESIRRGHDDLGDHYLDCGDLSNALKCYSRARDYCTSAKHVINMCLNVIKVSVYLQNWSHVLSYVSKAESTPEIAERGERDSQTQAILTKLKCAAGLAELAARKYKQAAKCLLLASFDHCDFPELLSPSNVAIYGGLCALATFDRQELQRNVISSSSFKLFLELEPQVRDIIFKFYESKYASCLKMLDEMKDNLLLDMYLAPHVRTLYTQIRNRALIQYFSPYVSADMHRMAAAFNTTVAALEDELTQLILEGLISARVDSHSKILYARDVDQRSTTFEKSLLMGKEFQRRAKAMMLRAAVLRNQIHVKSPPREGSQGELTPANSQSRMSTNM; via the exons ATGAGGGATAGCTCGGCCCCCAGCTCGGCCTCCTCGTCAGTGACAGATCTGTACTGCACCCCTCACAGCAGTAGGTCAGACCTCGTCCTGCCCGGCACGGCCGGGGACTTCAGCCTGAGCGCCAGCCTGTCGGCCTGTACGCTGCTCTACGAG GGGGCCGTGGAGCCCATGCAGATCGACGTGGACCCCCAGGAAGACCCGCAGAATGCACCTGACGTCAACTACGTGGTGGAGAACCCCAGCCTG GATCTGGAACAGTACGCGGCCAGCTACAGCGGCCTGATGCGCATCGAACGGCTGCAGTTCATTGCTGATCACTGCCCCACGCTGCGGGTGGAGGCCCTGAAGATGGCCCTCTCCTTCGTGCAGAGAACCTTTAACGTGGACATGTACGAGGAGATCCACCGCAAGCTCTCAGAGGCCACCAG GGAGCTGCAGAACGCACCCGACGCCATCCCCGAGAGCGGCGTGGAGCCCCCAGCCCTGGACACGGCCTGGGTGGAGGCCACGCGGAAGAAGGCGCTGCTGAAGCTGGAGAAGCTGGACACAGACCTGAAGAACTACAAGGGCAACTCCATCAAGGAGAGCATCCGGCGCGGCCACGACGACCTGGGCGACCACTATCTGGACTGTGGGGACCTCAGCAACGCCCTCAAGTGCTACTCCCGGGCCCGGGACTACTGCACCAGCGCCAAACACGTCATCAACATGTGCCTCAACGTCATCAAG GTCAGCGTCTACTTGCAGAATTGGTCTCATGTGCTCAGCTACGTCAGCAAGGCTGAGTCCACCCCAGAGATTGCCGAG CGAGGAGAGCGTGACAGCCAGACCCAAGCCATCCTCACCAAGCTCAAGTGTGCTGCAG GCTTGGCAGAGCTGGCCGCCAGGAAATACAAGCAGGCTGCCAAGTGCCTCCTGCTGGCTTCCTTTGATCACTGTGACTTCCCTGAG CTGCTGTCCCCCAGCAACGTGGCCATCTACGGTGGCCTGTGCGCCTTGGCTACCTTTGACCGGCAGGAGCTGCAGCGCAATGTCATCTCCAGCAG CTCCTTCAAGTTGTTCTTGGAGCTGGAGCCACAGGTCCGAGACATCATCTTCAAATTCTACGAGTCCAAGTACGCCTCATGTCTCAAGATGCTGGACGAGATGAAG GACAACCTGCTCCTGGACATGTATCTGGCCCCCCATGTCAGGACCCTGTACACCCAGATTCGCAACCGTGCCCTCATCCAG TATTTCAGCCCCTACGTGTCAGCCGACATGCATAGGATGGCGGCAGCCTTCAATACCACGGTGGCCGCCCTGGAGGATGAGCTGACGCAGCTAATCCTGGAGGGGCTGATTAGTGCCCGTGTGGACTCACACAGCAAG ATCCTGTACGCCCGGGACGTGGATCAGCGCAGCACCACCTTTGAGAAGTCTCTGTTGATGGGCAAGGAGTTCCAGCGCCGTGCCAAGGCCATGATGCTGCGGGCAGCTGTGCTCCGCAACCAGATCCATGTCAAG TCCCCGCCCAGAGAAGGGAGCCAGGGGGAGCTgactccagccaacagccagtcCCGGATGAGCACCAACATGTGA
- the GPS1 gene encoding COP9 signalosome complex subunit 1 isoform X4 produces MRDSSAPSSASSSVTDLYCTPHSSRSDLVLPGTAGDFSLSASLSACTLLYEGAVEPMQIDVDPQEDPQNAPDVNYVVENPSLDLEQYAASYSGLMRIERLQFIADHCPTLRVEALKMALSFVQRTFNVDMYEEIHRKLSEATRSSLRELQNAPDAIPESGVEPPALDTAWVEATRKKALLKLEKLDTDLKNYKGNSIKESIRRGHDDLGDHYLDCGDLSNALKCYSRARDYCTSAKHVINMCLNVIKVSVYLQNWSHVLSYVSKAESTPEIAEQRGERDSQTQAILTKLKCAAGLAELAARKYKQAAKCLLLASFDHCDFPELLSPSNVAIYGGLCALATFDRQELQRNVISSSSFKLFLELEPQVRDIIFKFYESKYASCLKMLDEMKDNLLLDMYLAPHVRTLYTQIRNRALIQYFSPYVSADMHRMAAAFNTTVAALEDELTQLILEGLISARVDSHSKILYARDVDQRSTTFEKSLLMGKEFQRRAKAMMLRAAVLRNQIHVKSPPREGSQGELTPANSQSRMSTNM; encoded by the exons ATGAGGGATAGCTCGGCCCCCAGCTCGGCCTCCTCGTCAGTGACAGATCTGTACTGCACCCCTCACAGCAGTAGGTCAGACCTCGTCCTGCCCGGCACGGCCGGGGACTTCAGCCTGAGCGCCAGCCTGTCGGCCTGTACGCTGCTCTACGAG GGGGCCGTGGAGCCCATGCAGATCGACGTGGACCCCCAGGAAGACCCGCAGAATGCACCTGACGTCAACTACGTGGTGGAGAACCCCAGCCTG GATCTGGAACAGTACGCGGCCAGCTACAGCGGCCTGATGCGCATCGAACGGCTGCAGTTCATTGCTGATCACTGCCCCACGCTGCGGGTGGAGGCCCTGAAGATGGCCCTCTCCTTCGTGCAGAGAACCTTTAACGTGGACATGTACGAGGAGATCCACCGCAAGCTCTCAGAGGCCACCAG GTCCTCTCTCAGGGAGCTGCAGAACGCACCCGACGCCATCCCCGAGAGCGGCGTGGAGCCCCCAGCCCTGGACACGGCCTGGGTGGAGGCCACGCGGAAGAAGGCGCTGCTGAAGCTGGAGAAGCTGGACACAGACCTGAAGAACTACAAGGGCAACTCCATCAAGGAGAGCATCCGGCGCGGCCACGACGACCTGGGCGACCACTATCTGGACTGTGGGGACCTCAGCAACGCCCTCAAGTGCTACTCCCGGGCCCGGGACTACTGCACCAGCGCCAAACACGTCATCAACATGTGCCTCAACGTCATCAAG GTCAGCGTCTACTTGCAGAATTGGTCTCATGTGCTCAGCTACGTCAGCAAGGCTGAGTCCACCCCAGAGATTGCCGAG CAGCGAGGAGAGCGTGACAGCCAGACCCAAGCCATCCTCACCAAGCTCAAGTGTGCTGCAG GCTTGGCAGAGCTGGCCGCCAGGAAATACAAGCAGGCTGCCAAGTGCCTCCTGCTGGCTTCCTTTGATCACTGTGACTTCCCTGAG CTGCTGTCCCCCAGCAACGTGGCCATCTACGGTGGCCTGTGCGCCTTGGCTACCTTTGACCGGCAGGAGCTGCAGCGCAATGTCATCTCCAGCAG CTCCTTCAAGTTGTTCTTGGAGCTGGAGCCACAGGTCCGAGACATCATCTTCAAATTCTACGAGTCCAAGTACGCCTCATGTCTCAAGATGCTGGACGAGATGAAG GACAACCTGCTCCTGGACATGTATCTGGCCCCCCATGTCAGGACCCTGTACACCCAGATTCGCAACCGTGCCCTCATCCAG TATTTCAGCCCCTACGTGTCAGCCGACATGCATAGGATGGCGGCAGCCTTCAATACCACGGTGGCCGCCCTGGAGGATGAGCTGACGCAGCTAATCCTGGAGGGGCTGATTAGTGCCCGTGTGGACTCACACAGCAAG ATCCTGTACGCCCGGGACGTGGATCAGCGCAGCACCACCTTTGAGAAGTCTCTGTTGATGGGCAAGGAGTTCCAGCGCCGTGCCAAGGCCATGATGCTGCGGGCAGCTGTGCTCCGCAACCAGATCCATGTCAAG TCCCCGCCCAGAGAAGGGAGCCAGGGGGAGCTgactccagccaacagccagtcCCGGATGAGCACCAACATGTGA
- the GPS1 gene encoding COP9 signalosome complex subunit 1 isoform X5, protein MRDSSAPSSASSSVTDLYCTPHSSRSDLVLPGTAGDFSLSASLSACTLLYEGAVEPMQIDVDPQEDPQNAPDVNYVVENPSLDLEQYAASYSGLMRIERLQFIADHCPTLRVEALKMALSFVQRTFNVDMYEEIHRKLSEATRELQNAPDAIPESGVEPPALDTAWVEATRKKALLKLEKLDTDLKNYKGNSIKESIRRGHDDLGDHYLDCGDLSNALKCYSRARDYCTSAKHVINMCLNVIKVSVYLQNWSHVLSYVSKAESTPEIAEQRGERDSQTQAILTKLKCAAGLAELAARKYKQAAKCLLLASFDHCDFPELLSPSNVAIYGGLCALATFDRQELQRNVISSSSFKLFLELEPQVRDIIFKFYESKYASCLKMLDEMKDNLLLDMYLAPHVRTLYTQIRNRALIQYFSPYVSADMHRMAAAFNTTVAALEDELTQLILEGLISARVDSHSKILYARDVDQRSTTFEKSLLMGKEFQRRAKAMMLRAAVLRNQIHVKSPPREGSQGELTPANSQSRMSTNM, encoded by the exons ATGAGGGATAGCTCGGCCCCCAGCTCGGCCTCCTCGTCAGTGACAGATCTGTACTGCACCCCTCACAGCAGTAGGTCAGACCTCGTCCTGCCCGGCACGGCCGGGGACTTCAGCCTGAGCGCCAGCCTGTCGGCCTGTACGCTGCTCTACGAG GGGGCCGTGGAGCCCATGCAGATCGACGTGGACCCCCAGGAAGACCCGCAGAATGCACCTGACGTCAACTACGTGGTGGAGAACCCCAGCCTG GATCTGGAACAGTACGCGGCCAGCTACAGCGGCCTGATGCGCATCGAACGGCTGCAGTTCATTGCTGATCACTGCCCCACGCTGCGGGTGGAGGCCCTGAAGATGGCCCTCTCCTTCGTGCAGAGAACCTTTAACGTGGACATGTACGAGGAGATCCACCGCAAGCTCTCAGAGGCCACCAG GGAGCTGCAGAACGCACCCGACGCCATCCCCGAGAGCGGCGTGGAGCCCCCAGCCCTGGACACGGCCTGGGTGGAGGCCACGCGGAAGAAGGCGCTGCTGAAGCTGGAGAAGCTGGACACAGACCTGAAGAACTACAAGGGCAACTCCATCAAGGAGAGCATCCGGCGCGGCCACGACGACCTGGGCGACCACTATCTGGACTGTGGGGACCTCAGCAACGCCCTCAAGTGCTACTCCCGGGCCCGGGACTACTGCACCAGCGCCAAACACGTCATCAACATGTGCCTCAACGTCATCAAG GTCAGCGTCTACTTGCAGAATTGGTCTCATGTGCTCAGCTACGTCAGCAAGGCTGAGTCCACCCCAGAGATTGCCGAG CAGCGAGGAGAGCGTGACAGCCAGACCCAAGCCATCCTCACCAAGCTCAAGTGTGCTGCAG GCTTGGCAGAGCTGGCCGCCAGGAAATACAAGCAGGCTGCCAAGTGCCTCCTGCTGGCTTCCTTTGATCACTGTGACTTCCCTGAG CTGCTGTCCCCCAGCAACGTGGCCATCTACGGTGGCCTGTGCGCCTTGGCTACCTTTGACCGGCAGGAGCTGCAGCGCAATGTCATCTCCAGCAG CTCCTTCAAGTTGTTCTTGGAGCTGGAGCCACAGGTCCGAGACATCATCTTCAAATTCTACGAGTCCAAGTACGCCTCATGTCTCAAGATGCTGGACGAGATGAAG GACAACCTGCTCCTGGACATGTATCTGGCCCCCCATGTCAGGACCCTGTACACCCAGATTCGCAACCGTGCCCTCATCCAG TATTTCAGCCCCTACGTGTCAGCCGACATGCATAGGATGGCGGCAGCCTTCAATACCACGGTGGCCGCCCTGGAGGATGAGCTGACGCAGCTAATCCTGGAGGGGCTGATTAGTGCCCGTGTGGACTCACACAGCAAG ATCCTGTACGCCCGGGACGTGGATCAGCGCAGCACCACCTTTGAGAAGTCTCTGTTGATGGGCAAGGAGTTCCAGCGCCGTGCCAAGGCCATGATGCTGCGGGCAGCTGTGCTCCGCAACCAGATCCATGTCAAG TCCCCGCCCAGAGAAGGGAGCCAGGGGGAGCTgactccagccaacagccagtcCCGGATGAGCACCAACATGTGA
- the GPS1 gene encoding COP9 signalosome complex subunit 1 isoform X10, whose protein sequence is MLQGAVEPMQIDVDPQEDPQNAPDVNYVVENPSLDLEQYAASYSGLMRIERLQFIADHCPTLRVEALKMALSFVQRTFNVDMYEEIHRKLSEATRSSLRELQNAPDAIPESGVEPPALDTAWVEATRKKALLKLEKLDTDLKNYKGNSIKESIRRGHDDLGDHYLDCGDLSNALKCYSRARDYCTSAKHVINMCLNVIKVSVYLQNWSHVLSYVSKAESTPEIAEQRGERDSQTQAILTKLKCAAGLAELAARKYKQAAKCLLLASFDHCDFPELLSPSNVAIYGGLCALATFDRQELQRNVISSSSFKLFLELEPQVRDIIFKFYESKYASCLKMLDEMKDNLLLDMYLAPHVRTLYTQIRNRALIQYFSPYVSADMHRMAAAFNTTVAALEDELTQLILEGLISARVDSHSKILYARDVDQRSTTFEKSLLMGKEFQRRAKAMMLRAAVLRNQIHVKSPPREGSQGELTPANSQSRMSTNM, encoded by the exons ATGTTGCAGGGGGCCGTGGAGCCCATGCAGATCGACGTGGACCCCCAGGAAGACCCGCAGAATGCACCTGACGTCAACTACGTGGTGGAGAACCCCAGCCTG GATCTGGAACAGTACGCGGCCAGCTACAGCGGCCTGATGCGCATCGAACGGCTGCAGTTCATTGCTGATCACTGCCCCACGCTGCGGGTGGAGGCCCTGAAGATGGCCCTCTCCTTCGTGCAGAGAACCTTTAACGTGGACATGTACGAGGAGATCCACCGCAAGCTCTCAGAGGCCACCAG GTCCTCTCTCAGGGAGCTGCAGAACGCACCCGACGCCATCCCCGAGAGCGGCGTGGAGCCCCCAGCCCTGGACACGGCCTGGGTGGAGGCCACGCGGAAGAAGGCGCTGCTGAAGCTGGAGAAGCTGGACACAGACCTGAAGAACTACAAGGGCAACTCCATCAAGGAGAGCATCCGGCGCGGCCACGACGACCTGGGCGACCACTATCTGGACTGTGGGGACCTCAGCAACGCCCTCAAGTGCTACTCCCGGGCCCGGGACTACTGCACCAGCGCCAAACACGTCATCAACATGTGCCTCAACGTCATCAAG GTCAGCGTCTACTTGCAGAATTGGTCTCATGTGCTCAGCTACGTCAGCAAGGCTGAGTCCACCCCAGAGATTGCCGAG CAGCGAGGAGAGCGTGACAGCCAGACCCAAGCCATCCTCACCAAGCTCAAGTGTGCTGCAG GCTTGGCAGAGCTGGCCGCCAGGAAATACAAGCAGGCTGCCAAGTGCCTCCTGCTGGCTTCCTTTGATCACTGTGACTTCCCTGAG CTGCTGTCCCCCAGCAACGTGGCCATCTACGGTGGCCTGTGCGCCTTGGCTACCTTTGACCGGCAGGAGCTGCAGCGCAATGTCATCTCCAGCAG CTCCTTCAAGTTGTTCTTGGAGCTGGAGCCACAGGTCCGAGACATCATCTTCAAATTCTACGAGTCCAAGTACGCCTCATGTCTCAAGATGCTGGACGAGATGAAG GACAACCTGCTCCTGGACATGTATCTGGCCCCCCATGTCAGGACCCTGTACACCCAGATTCGCAACCGTGCCCTCATCCAG TATTTCAGCCCCTACGTGTCAGCCGACATGCATAGGATGGCGGCAGCCTTCAATACCACGGTGGCCGCCCTGGAGGATGAGCTGACGCAGCTAATCCTGGAGGGGCTGATTAGTGCCCGTGTGGACTCACACAGCAAG ATCCTGTACGCCCGGGACGTGGATCAGCGCAGCACCACCTTTGAGAAGTCTCTGTTGATGGGCAAGGAGTTCCAGCGCCGTGCCAAGGCCATGATGCTGCGGGCAGCTGTGCTCCGCAACCAGATCCATGTCAAG TCCCCGCCCAGAGAAGGGAGCCAGGGGGAGCTgactccagccaacagccagtcCCGGATGAGCACCAACATGTGA
- the GPS1 gene encoding COP9 signalosome complex subunit 1 isoform X3 encodes MPLPVQVFNLQQPASSVSGSGGAESQDRMRDSSAPSSASSSVTDLYCTPHSSRSDLVLPGTAGDFSLSASLSACTLLYEGAVEPMQIDVDPQEDPQNAPDVNYVVENPSLDLEQYAASYSGLMRIERLQFIADHCPTLRVEALKMALSFVQRTFNVDMYEEIHRKLSEATRELQNAPDAIPESGVEPPALDTAWVEATRKKALLKLEKLDTDLKNYKGNSIKESIRRGHDDLGDHYLDCGDLSNALKCYSRARDYCTSAKHVINMCLNVIKVSVYLQNWSHVLSYVSKAESTPEIAERGERDSQTQAILTKLKCAAGLAELAARKYKQAAKCLLLASFDHCDFPELLSPSNVAIYGGLCALATFDRQELQRNVISSSSFKLFLELEPQVRDIIFKFYESKYASCLKMLDEMKDNLLLDMYLAPHVRTLYTQIRNRALIQYFSPYVSADMHRMAAAFNTTVAALEDELTQLILEGLISARVDSHSKILYARDVDQRSTTFEKSLLMGKEFQRRAKAMMLRAAVLRNQIHVKSPPREGSQGELTPANSQSRMSTNM; translated from the exons ATGCCGCTGCCGGTTCAGGTGTTTAACTTGCAG CAGCCAGCCAGCTCTGTGTCAGGGTCGGGGGGTGCAGAAAGTCAGGACAGAATGAGGGATAGCTCGGCCCCCAGCTCGGCCTCCTCGTCAGTGACAGATCTGTACTGCACCCCTCACAGCAGTAGGTCAGACCTCGTCCTGCCCGGCACGGCCGGGGACTTCAGCCTGAGCGCCAGCCTGTCGGCCTGTACGCTGCTCTACGAG GGGGCCGTGGAGCCCATGCAGATCGACGTGGACCCCCAGGAAGACCCGCAGAATGCACCTGACGTCAACTACGTGGTGGAGAACCCCAGCCTG GATCTGGAACAGTACGCGGCCAGCTACAGCGGCCTGATGCGCATCGAACGGCTGCAGTTCATTGCTGATCACTGCCCCACGCTGCGGGTGGAGGCCCTGAAGATGGCCCTCTCCTTCGTGCAGAGAACCTTTAACGTGGACATGTACGAGGAGATCCACCGCAAGCTCTCAGAGGCCACCAG GGAGCTGCAGAACGCACCCGACGCCATCCCCGAGAGCGGCGTGGAGCCCCCAGCCCTGGACACGGCCTGGGTGGAGGCCACGCGGAAGAAGGCGCTGCTGAAGCTGGAGAAGCTGGACACAGACCTGAAGAACTACAAGGGCAACTCCATCAAGGAGAGCATCCGGCGCGGCCACGACGACCTGGGCGACCACTATCTGGACTGTGGGGACCTCAGCAACGCCCTCAAGTGCTACTCCCGGGCCCGGGACTACTGCACCAGCGCCAAACACGTCATCAACATGTGCCTCAACGTCATCAAG GTCAGCGTCTACTTGCAGAATTGGTCTCATGTGCTCAGCTACGTCAGCAAGGCTGAGTCCACCCCAGAGATTGCCGAG CGAGGAGAGCGTGACAGCCAGACCCAAGCCATCCTCACCAAGCTCAAGTGTGCTGCAG GCTTGGCAGAGCTGGCCGCCAGGAAATACAAGCAGGCTGCCAAGTGCCTCCTGCTGGCTTCCTTTGATCACTGTGACTTCCCTGAG CTGCTGTCCCCCAGCAACGTGGCCATCTACGGTGGCCTGTGCGCCTTGGCTACCTTTGACCGGCAGGAGCTGCAGCGCAATGTCATCTCCAGCAG CTCCTTCAAGTTGTTCTTGGAGCTGGAGCCACAGGTCCGAGACATCATCTTCAAATTCTACGAGTCCAAGTACGCCTCATGTCTCAAGATGCTGGACGAGATGAAG GACAACCTGCTCCTGGACATGTATCTGGCCCCCCATGTCAGGACCCTGTACACCCAGATTCGCAACCGTGCCCTCATCCAG TATTTCAGCCCCTACGTGTCAGCCGACATGCATAGGATGGCGGCAGCCTTCAATACCACGGTGGCCGCCCTGGAGGATGAGCTGACGCAGCTAATCCTGGAGGGGCTGATTAGTGCCCGTGTGGACTCACACAGCAAG ATCCTGTACGCCCGGGACGTGGATCAGCGCAGCACCACCTTTGAGAAGTCTCTGTTGATGGGCAAGGAGTTCCAGCGCCGTGCCAAGGCCATGATGCTGCGGGCAGCTGTGCTCCGCAACCAGATCCATGTCAAG TCCCCGCCCAGAGAAGGGAGCCAGGGGGAGCTgactccagccaacagccagtcCCGGATGAGCACCAACATGTGA